A single region of the Acidobacteriota bacterium genome encodes:
- a CDS encoding polyprenyl synthetase family protein, translating to MLPDHRSGIALGDEVLVRLRDLCLDGGLSDLASTIEDLVGFVRDDLAVVEEDLAALPLGDTLVGDAGVGLVHLGGKRLRPLCVLLASRVGGTSAPAVHDLAVAAELVHNATLLHDDVVDHADRRRGRPTARVELGNAASIFAGDYLLIEALQRVQRADVPGVMDGLLATIAEMIRAESLQLENRGRLDTSEELYFEVARGKSAALFRWALGAGAMTGGASPEVCAALEAYGESVGVAFQLIDDLLDLVGHHSNTGKTLFSDLSEGKVTYPLITVLEREPELVDTIRAIADDHGAGPQIGGSGFGHAQTNGDGPVNGGPTNGDGGAGSELSSRQARVLKAMARHGVEGICRGLAATHVDQGVAALAGIPDGEARRALTAVAYASALRER from the coding sequence GTGCTCCCCGATCACCGCAGCGGCATCGCCCTCGGCGATGAGGTCCTGGTGAGGCTGCGGGATCTGTGCCTCGACGGCGGTCTGAGCGACCTTGCCTCGACGATCGAGGATCTGGTCGGCTTCGTTCGTGACGACCTGGCGGTGGTCGAGGAGGACCTGGCCGCCCTGCCCTTGGGCGACACGCTCGTGGGGGATGCCGGAGTCGGTCTGGTTCACCTTGGCGGCAAGCGGCTGCGGCCGCTCTGTGTCCTCCTGGCGTCACGGGTCGGAGGGACCTCCGCGCCGGCCGTACATGATCTGGCGGTCGCCGCGGAACTCGTCCACAACGCGACTCTGCTCCACGACGATGTCGTCGACCACGCGGATCGCCGCCGGGGCCGGCCGACGGCGCGCGTCGAACTCGGAAATGCCGCGTCGATCTTCGCCGGCGACTATCTGCTGATCGAGGCGCTGCAGCGTGTCCAGCGAGCGGATGTGCCCGGCGTGATGGACGGTCTGCTCGCGACGATCGCCGAGATGATCCGGGCCGAGTCGCTCCAGTTGGAGAACCGTGGCCGACTCGATACGTCGGAGGAGCTCTACTTCGAGGTGGCCCGCGGCAAGTCCGCTGCTCTGTTCCGTTGGGCTCTGGGCGCCGGCGCGATGACGGGCGGGGCGTCACCTGAGGTCTGCGCCGCTCTCGAGGCCTACGGCGAGTCGGTCGGTGTGGCCTTCCAGTTGATCGACGACCTGCTTGATCTCGTGGGTCACCACAGCAACACCGGCAAAACGCTGTTCAGTGATCTGTCCGAAGGCAAGGTCACCTATCCTTTGATCACGGTACTCGAACGGGAGCCGGAACTGGTCGACACGATCCGCGCCATCGCCGACGATCACGGGGCGGGACCCCAGATCGGCGGATCCGGTTTCGGGCACGCGCAGACGAACGGCGACGGACCGGTCAACGGCGGTCCGACCAACGGCGACGGTGGCGCCGGAAGCGAGCTCTCGAGTCGGCAGGCGCGGGTGCTGAAGGCAATGGCCCGCCACGGCGTCGAGGGAATCTGCCGGGGCCTCGCTGCGACCCACGTCGATCAGGGAGTCGCGGCGCTTGCCGGAATCCCTGATGGGGAGGCCCGGCGGGCGCTGACGGCCGTGGCGTACGCGAGTGCGCTGCGGGAGCGGTAG
- a CDS encoding ubiquinone/menaquinone biosynthesis methyltransferase yields the protein MVLTEAERVRGDGSGAMFDRIAARYDLLNRLISLGWDRRWRRIAAEAVALDGGTRRPPRVLDVASGTGDLAIEIARRYPGAAIHGIDASRGMTEIGRRKVDQAGFGDRITLDAGDALELPFADHSFDAVTIAFGIRNIPDRSRALREMARVTRPGGRVAILEAGEPSAGLTGALARFHIHVIVPFVGGLLAGAEEYRYLERSIRAFPPVPEFVCTMAAAGLEEVETRSLTFGVCSLFLGRPAAASPLGADT from the coding sequence ATGGTCCTGACCGAGGCAGAAAGAGTGCGTGGCGACGGCTCGGGCGCGATGTTCGATCGCATCGCTGCCCGCTATGACCTTCTGAACCGTCTCATCTCGCTGGGCTGGGACCGGCGCTGGCGGCGCATCGCGGCCGAAGCAGTGGCGCTGGACGGTGGGACTCGCCGGCCGCCCCGGGTGCTCGACGTTGCTTCCGGTACCGGAGATCTCGCGATCGAGATCGCCCGCCGGTACCCCGGCGCTGCCATTCACGGAATCGACGCGTCCCGCGGGATGACCGAGATCGGCCGCCGCAAGGTCGACCAGGCGGGGTTCGGGGATCGCATCACACTGGATGCGGGCGACGCCCTGGAGCTTCCCTTTGCCGACCACTCCTTCGACGCCGTGACCATCGCGTTCGGCATCCGGAACATTCCGGACCGGAGCCGCGCCTTGCGGGAGATGGCGCGCGTGACGCGGCCGGGAGGACGGGTGGCCATTCTCGAAGCGGGCGAGCCTTCCGCCGGCCTGACGGGGGCGCTGGCCCGCTTCCACATTCACGTGATCGTGCCGTTCGTCGGTGGGCTCCTGGCCGGCGCCGAGGAGTACCGCTACCTGGAGCGGTCGATTCGAGCCTTCCCTCCGGTCCCCGAGTTCGTTTGCACGATGGCGGCCGCCGGCCTCGAAGAGGTCGAGACGCGGAGCTTGACCTTCGGCGTCTGCAGTCTGTTTCTTGGCCGTCCGGCGGCGGCTTCGCCCCTGGGGGCGGACACGTGA
- a CDS encoding isochorismate synthase: MQCAGWGASRRFEGAIDPLAEEASGLWNELADVDPLALRLYGGFAFDPGADGRRSANGSAWGDFGAGSFVLPRVGYVAEAESAYVYAVLDGTEFAAMPSWRQRLLRLADELDAGNQPASGANGSVGAAGAGDAAPDLPALPEILRSFDLPATEEWIRRVEELRGEVSDGRLQKVVAARMVELDLGRPFGIRDLGRIVERLRRHMPTCTCFSFLRGGSIFFGATPELLVRRRGRRIETLALAGSIASDPSPEKRRELKRRLLASAKDRLEHDLVVRYLVERLDRSCGAAAPRSLPGVRVLRNVLHLETPIRATLAEAAEPPHVLRLVSALHPTPAVAGRPTAGALEAIRRSEERDRGWYAGPVGWFDGRGDGEFSVALRSCLATGRKGLLYSGAGIVADSDPDRELIETNLKLDAILGAWD; this comes from the coding sequence ATGCAGTGCGCCGGCTGGGGCGCGTCGCGTCGCTTCGAAGGCGCGATCGATCCTCTGGCGGAGGAGGCGTCCGGGTTGTGGAACGAACTGGCGGATGTCGATCCGCTCGCTCTTCGCCTCTATGGCGGCTTCGCCTTCGATCCGGGAGCCGATGGGCGGCGGAGCGCGAACGGTTCAGCCTGGGGCGACTTCGGCGCCGGCAGCTTCGTGCTGCCCCGAGTCGGCTATGTGGCGGAGGCGGAATCCGCGTACGTCTACGCGGTTCTGGACGGGACGGAGTTCGCGGCCATGCCCTCGTGGCGGCAACGGCTGCTCCGCCTCGCCGATGAACTCGACGCAGGGAATCAGCCCGCGAGCGGGGCCAACGGGAGCGTGGGAGCCGCGGGTGCCGGCGACGCCGCTCCGGACCTGCCGGCTCTACCCGAGATTCTGCGGAGCTTCGATCTGCCGGCGACCGAAGAGTGGATTCGGCGGGTCGAGGAGCTCCGCGGCGAAGTCAGCGACGGACGGCTGCAAAAGGTCGTGGCGGCTCGCATGGTGGAACTCGACCTCGGCCGGCCGTTCGGGATCCGTGATCTGGGGCGCATCGTGGAGCGTCTGCGGAGGCACATGCCTACGTGCACCTGTTTCTCGTTCCTGCGCGGGGGATCGATCTTCTTCGGCGCCACGCCGGAGCTCCTGGTCCGGCGACGCGGCCGGCGGATCGAGACGCTGGCCCTGGCGGGCTCGATCGCCAGCGACCCGTCTCCGGAGAAGCGCCGGGAGTTGAAACGGCGCCTGCTTGCAAGCGCGAAAGACCGGCTCGAGCACGACCTCGTGGTCCGCTACCTCGTCGAGCGGCTCGACCGGAGTTGCGGCGCCGCGGCCCCGCGGTCACTGCCGGGAGTGCGGGTCCTGAGGAACGTCCTCCACCTGGAGACGCCGATACGGGCCACGCTGGCGGAAGCAGCCGAACCCCCCCATGTGCTGCGGCTCGTGAGCGCTCTCCATCCGACTCCAGCCGTGGCCGGTCGTCCGACTGCCGGTGCCCTGGAGGCGATCCGCCGCTCCGAGGAGCGGGATCGGGGTTGGTACGCGGGGCCCGTGGGCTGGTTCGACGGTCGCGGCGACGGCGAGTTCTCGGTGGCGCTCCGCTCCTGTCTGGCGACCGGGCGAAAGGGGCTCCTCTACTCGGGCGCCGGCATCGTCGCGGACTCGGATCCGGACCGCGAACTGATCGAGACGAACCTCAAGCTCGACGCGATCCTGGGGGCATGGGACTGA
- the menD gene encoding 2-succinyl-5-enolpyruvyl-6-hydroxy-3-cyclohexene-1-carboxylic-acid synthase: MGLRPGAAEVQFQRARLLVGALVQAGVRQVVTSPGSRSTPLVLAALDLAASTGRTGGLELRSVLDERAAAFYALGQARATGMPSALICTSGSAPGHYLPAILEAKEAGLPLIVLTADRPVELLDCGAQQTTDQTKLFGSAVSDFAEIDLGGRTDRLSLRALRRTAVQAVFRSRWPQGGAVHLNVRARKPLERPEAGECGTVTAAVDELLAEPVDVGRPSVAPDADVLSRAVQLCRRSERGLIVAGPLTLPPPVAREAGADVFGLGELARRTGFPLLAEATSQSRFLEGSAAGVASCLADCLGAAWVANDGSALPVPDLILQVGAPPVSSGTQRLLETCGAPQVVVSDGTWTDPAGLGSVFLLGDVGTTVASLCSGLKSSSPAAAVEPWRREVLTLCGRFQETVANLVAESGPGDFHDGEVTRQTVAAMPSGALLMLGNSLPVRLVETWVGRRGRRLWVASQRGLGGIDGLVAGFLGSLSTGEFPAGVLVVGDVSLLHDLDGLTAATEYGDDSAAVIVVIDNGGGRIFERLPIASTEAFQGPEGRHWLTPHHVDFSGLARAFGLPCARVDTTQALQRELAAAMGRRGVSLVVARTVPGALAQGEEALSRTMASSPGP; the protein is encoded by the coding sequence ATGGGACTGAGGCCCGGCGCGGCCGAGGTGCAGTTCCAGCGAGCGCGCCTTCTCGTCGGCGCTCTGGTTCAAGCGGGCGTCCGGCAGGTCGTCACCAGTCCCGGTTCGCGTTCGACGCCGCTTGTGCTGGCGGCGCTGGACCTGGCCGCCAGCACCGGCCGGACCGGCGGTCTCGAACTGAGAAGCGTTCTCGATGAGCGTGCGGCCGCCTTCTACGCGCTCGGGCAGGCCCGGGCCACAGGCATGCCGAGCGCCCTGATCTGTACTTCGGGTTCGGCGCCTGGCCACTACCTGCCCGCGATTCTGGAGGCGAAGGAGGCAGGGCTGCCGCTGATCGTCCTGACCGCCGACCGGCCGGTCGAACTGCTGGACTGTGGAGCGCAGCAGACAACCGATCAGACCAAGCTGTTCGGTTCGGCCGTCAGCGACTTCGCGGAGATCGACCTGGGCGGCCGGACCGACCGTTTGAGTCTGCGTGCGCTTCGTCGGACGGCCGTGCAGGCCGTGTTCCGCTCGCGCTGGCCTCAGGGGGGCGCTGTGCATCTCAACGTGCGGGCAAGAAAGCCCCTGGAGCGGCCGGAGGCCGGCGAGTGCGGCACGGTTACGGCCGCGGTGGACGAGTTGCTCGCGGAGCCGGTCGACGTGGGCCGACCGAGCGTCGCGCCTGACGCGGACGTTCTGAGCAGGGCGGTGCAACTCTGCCGTCGGTCGGAGCGTGGACTGATCGTCGCCGGTCCCCTGACCCTGCCGCCGCCGGTGGCTCGTGAAGCCGGCGCCGACGTCTTCGGCCTCGGGGAGCTTGCCCGCCGGACTGGCTTCCCGTTGCTCGCGGAGGCAACCAGCCAGAGCCGCTTCCTGGAAGGGAGCGCTGCCGGCGTGGCCTCCTGTCTTGCCGACTGCCTGGGTGCCGCCTGGGTGGCGAACGATGGGAGCGCGCTGCCGGTTCCGGACCTCATCCTGCAGGTCGGGGCGCCGCCGGTATCTTCCGGGACGCAGCGCCTCCTGGAAACCTGCGGTGCGCCGCAGGTTGTGGTCTCGGATGGAACGTGGACGGATCCGGCTGGACTGGGCTCGGTGTTTCTGCTGGGCGATGTCGGGACCACCGTCGCCAGCCTCTGTTCCGGCCTGAAGTCAAGTTCGCCCGCGGCGGCAGTGGAACCGTGGCGCCGGGAGGTGCTCACCCTCTGCGGTCGCTTTCAGGAAACGGTCGCGAACCTGGTCGCCGAGTCGGGACCAGGAGATTTCCACGACGGTGAAGTGACTCGCCAAACGGTAGCGGCGATGCCGTCGGGTGCGCTCCTGATGTTGGGAAACAGTTTGCCCGTCCGTCTCGTCGAGACTTGGGTAGGGCGACGCGGGCGTCGTCTCTGGGTCGCCAGTCAGCGCGGGCTTGGCGGGATCGACGGTCTCGTTGCGGGTTTCCTGGGATCGCTGTCGACCGGCGAGTTCCCCGCCGGCGTCCTGGTCGTCGGCGATGTCAGTCTCCTGCACGATCTCGACGGCCTGACAGCTGCCACCGAGTACGGGGATGACTCGGCGGCAGTGATCGTCGTGATCGACAACGGGGGCGGACGGATCTTCGAGCGGCTACCCATCGCCTCGACCGAGGCGTTCCAGGGCCCGGAGGGGCGGCACTGGCTCACTCCCCACCATGTCGACTTCTCGGGGCTGGCGCGGGCGTTCGGCCTGCCCTGCGCCCGTGTCGACACGACTCAGGCGCTGCAGCGCGAGCTCGCGGCGGCGATGGGCCGCCGCGGTGTTTCACTCGTGGTCGCCCGGACCGTACCCGGTGCGCTCGCTCAGGGTGAAGAAGCGTTGAGCCGGACGATGGCTTCGTCCCCCGGCCCCTGA